From Anopheles coluzzii chromosome 3, AcolN3, whole genome shotgun sequence, the proteins below share one genomic window:
- the LOC120959021 gene encoding uncharacterized protein LOC120959021: protein MHDIIIQTVSEQDFTEAIFLLIDCIVEVPRQSQQCRDRLAQLLGHATSSDELKHTLKLFEALVRKYCISEVDEVRLRSHLAQLSPNRQDRVVEIVNLRRPEIARRLIDEVNRREGGVPLVESFDWNVSWIMGSSSLASHRKQLCTVALACRDGAAKPHTISFEMGREQVEQVIRELETVVG from the exons ATGCACGATATTATCATTCAAACAGTGTCCGAGCAGGATTTTACAGAG GCCATTTTCCTGCTTATCGATTGCATCGTCGAGGTGCCCCGGCAAAGCCAGCAGTGTCGCGACCGTTTGGCCCAGCTGCTCGGTCATGCCACCTCCAGCGACGAGCTGAAACACACGCTGAAGTTGTTTGAAGCGCTCGTTCGCAAATACTGCATCAGTGAGGTGGATGAAGTGCGGCTCCGCTCACATCTAGCCCAGCTTTCTCCGAACCGGCAGGACCGGGTGGTGGAAATAGTGAACCTTCGTCGACCGGAAATAGCACGACGGTTGATCGATGAGGTGAACCGGCGGGAAGGAGGTGTACCGCTGGTGGAATCGTTCGACTGGAACGTTAGCTGGATTATGGGAAGTAGCAGTTTGGCGTCACACCGTAAACAGCTGTGCACGGTAGCACTTGCCTGCCGGGATGGTGCAGCAAAGCCACACACGATCAGCTTCGAAATGGGTCGAGAGCAGGTGGAGCAGGTAATACGGGAGCTCGAGACGGTTGTTGGATGA
- the LOC120954803 gene encoding uncharacterized protein LOC120954803 — protein sequence MRSHYSAGWTLALVLLVSSLLAVSAANNRGQPAKPAAADQQANRLHAPTANTKKVSDSVTNLAAKIANALSNQKSKTEIFSPVSIAGALSLLLLGSGGQTQQELLAVMGLNTGQLSFQDIHLSFGRLFQDLVSNDPSLEPLVTWRLNDKCNRYNEDEEDEEDDFINSQSPSNDQQPTKRERKAHEITLANGIFVQRNIPLSDTYRNQSMTYYSSEVQSLDFELDTSGSTRLINRWVSDKTHGKIPNILPSALPASTTMVLASALYFKALWAESFIDGATKPREFYPDGKGQPPVMVDMMAHGGCFPYYESVELDARIIGIPYKHNVSTMYVIMPNNSNRAKLQQLIPKLTSEVVKDLIENMAIKTSIILFPKMHISNTMDLKRVLQQLGVSSLFQAERSNLSPMLNEESQPDTFINRVQAPTTPAKWRPTVNIADYENRPTSTRPGNNLNDVLIFSRFQNETMEQTTVVPEAADTTEPLTIETTSQSFVPLTNRPSGRVGRTKRDVSYKVPSSKQAAQAVGPLSSKDFILHKRIVKENGPVGKKGLRRRSKRAAQQLYVSNAVHQVDLEVNETGTEGGAATIVTLNRSGTSVVFRAEAPFLLLIRNDQTNLPLFYGPVYHPSSQQVDLLIQIGNGIFSQKGTKFDERYDKLAKDLYQSELKPLDFVGDETGSVRYINSWVHNQTHGRIADIVSHISADTILMIVNTLYFRGLWEEAFQPMATRNRRFFPNGPDGPDSFDIPMMAKSHCMPYYFWQEENVRVLGVPYRQNVTMYIFMPMNSTRQLVQSMQSKITAERVNDIVTKMKMKSVTVMFPKMHISNSISLKNVLQQLGVYTLFERNEADLKRLLASNTTDRFGGDPLDLLEVLQDTKENAILLLQQQIPDCIIEERSNIDRGECLKDHCAYGGKTCVCCIESFRRRRRRDAFTPSKNDPIFVNEMLHKVDLTVNERGTEGGAATATLIDRISSQINFIVNGPFMMVIREETTRLPLFYGNIYNPK from the exons ATGCGTTCGCACTACAGCGCCGGCTGGACGCTGGCGTTGGTGCTGCTCGTCAGCTCACTGCTCGCGGTCAGTGCCGCCAACAATCGAGGCCAACCGGCGAAACCGGCGGCAGCCGATCAGCAGGCGAACCGGCTGCATGCACCGACCGCCAACACGAAGAAGGTGTCGGACAGTGTCACTAACCTGGCCGCCAAGATTGCCAACGCGCTGTCGAACCAGAAAAGCAAAACGGAAATCTTCTCCCCCGTCAGCATTGCGGGCGCcctttcgctgctgctgctcggatCGGGCGGCCAAACGCAACAGGAGCTGCTGGCGGTGATGGGCTTGAACACAGGGCAGCTCTCGTTCCAGGATATACACCTGAGCTTCGGCCGGCTGTTCCAGGACCTGGTATCGAACGATCCGAGCCTGGAGCCACTAGTGACCTGGCGTCTCAACGACAAGTGCAATCGATACAACGAGGACGAAgaagacgaggaggacgaTTTCATCAACTCTCAGTCGCCAAGCAATGA CCAGCAGCCAACGAAGCGCGAACGGAAAGCGCACGAAATTACGCTCGCCAACGGTATCTTTGTCCAGCGCAACATCCCGCTGAGCGACACGTACCGGAACCAATCGATGACGTACTACAGCTCCGAGGTGCAGTCGCTCGACTTTGAGCTCGACACGTCCGGCTCGACGAGGCTGATCAATCGGTGGGTGAGCGACAAGACGCACGGCAAGATTCCCAACATCCTGCCGTCGGCCCTGCCGGCCAGCACGACCATGGTGCTGGCGAGCGCCCTGTACTTCAAGGCCCTGTGGGCGGAATCGTTCATCGATGGGGCGACCAAGCCGCGCGAATTTTATCCCGATGGCAAGGGCCAACCGCCCGTCATGGTGGACATGATGGCGCACGGTGGCTGCTTTCCGTATTACGAGTCGGTCGAGCTGGACGCACGCATCATCGGGATACCGTACAAGCACAACGTCAGCACGATGTACGTAATCATGCCGAACAACTCGAACCGGGCCAAGCTGCAGCAGCTCATCCCGAAGCTGACCAGTGAAGTAGTGAAGGACCTGATCGAGAACATGGCGATCAAAACCTCGATCATACTGTTTCCAAAGATGCACATCAGCAACACGATGGATCTGAAGCGGGTACTGCAGCAGCTCGGCGTCTCCTCCCTGTTCCAAGCGGAAAGAAGCAACCTGTCGCCCATGCTGAACGAAGAGTCGCAACCGGATACCTTCATTAACCGGGTGCAAgcaccaacaacaccagcGAAGTGGCGCCCCACTGTGAACATTGCCGACTACGAAAACAGACCAACGTCGACCAGGCCCGGCAACAATTTGAATGACGTGTTGATATTTTCACGCTTCCAAAACGAAACGATGGAACAGACCACGGTTGTACCGGAGGCTGCAGACACGACCGAGCCGCTAACGATCGAAACTACCTCGCAGTCGTTCGTTCCACTGACGAACCGACCATCCGGCCGGGTTGGGCGGACGAAGCGCGACGTTAGCTACAAGGTACCGAGCAGCAAGCAGGCGGCACAGGCCGTGGGTCCACTGAGCAGCAAGGACTTTATCCTGCACAAGCGTATCGTGAAGGAGAACGGCCCGGTAGGCAAGAAGGGCCTGCGAAGGCGCAGCAAACGCGCGGCCCAGCAACTGTACGTGAGCAACGCGGTCCACCAGGTCGACCTGGAGGTTAACGAAACGGGCACGGAGGGTGGGGCGGCCACAATCGTGACGCTCAACCGTTCCGGCACCAGCGTGGTGTTCCGGGCGGAGGCTCCCTTCCTGCTGCTGATTCGCAACGATCAAACCAATTTGCCGCTCTTCTACGGTCCCGTGTACCACCCATCTAGC CAGCA GGTGGATCTTCTCATCCAGATCGGCAACGGTATCTTCTCCCAGAAGGGCACAAAGTTCGATGAACGCTACGACAAGCTGGCCAAAGATCTGTACCAAAGCGAACTGAAGCCGCTAGACTTTGTCGGCGATGAGACGGGTTCGGTGCGGTACATCAACAGCTGGGTGCACAACCAGACGCATGGCCGGATCGCGGACATTGTGTCGCACATCAGTGCCGACACGATCCTGATGATAGTGAACACGCTCTACTTCCGCGGCCTGTGGGAGGAAGCCTTCCAACCGATGGCCACCCGCAATCGACGCTTCTTCCCGAACGGACCCGACGGGCCGGACTCGTTCGACATTCCGATGATGGCCAAAAGCCATTGCATGCCGTACTATTTCTGGCAGGAGGAGAACGTGCGCGTGCTCGGTGTGCCGTACCGTCAGAACGTCACCATGTACATCTTCATGCCGATGAACTCGACCCGCCAGCTGGTACAATCGATGCAGTCCAAAATTACCGCCGAGCGTGTCAACGATATCGTCAcgaagatgaagatgaagtCGGTCACGGTAATGTTTCCCAAGATGCACATTTCCAACTCAATCAGCTTGAAAAatgtgctgcagcagctcggcGTGTACACGCTGTTCGAACGGAACGAAGCCGATCTAAAACGTTTGCTGGCTTCGAATACTACGGACCGGTTCGGAGGCGACCCGCTGGATTTATTGGAAGTGCTGCAGGACACGAAGGAAAACGCTATACTCCTGCTGCAACAGCAGATCCCAGATTGCATCATAGAGGAACGGTCCAATATCGATCGGGGCGAGTGTCTGAAGGATCACTGCGCATATGGTGGTAAAACGTGCGTGTGCTGTATCGAATCATTCCGACGACGGCGCCGTCGAGATGCATTTACTCCGTCGAAGAATGACCCGATCTTTGTCAACGAGATGTTGCACAAAGTAGACTTGACGGTAAACGAGCGCGGCACGGAGGGCGGTGCAGCGACCGCAACCCTTATCGATCGTATCTCGTCCCAGATTAACTTCATCGTGAACGGACCATTCATGATGGTGATTCGAGAGGAAACGACCAGACTGCCCTTGTTCTACGGAAACATTTACAATCCGAAATGA